In a single window of the Saccharothrix australiensis genome:
- a CDS encoding MFS transporter yields the protein MLGSDAPAKPRLPGEVWVLVVASFIIAIGFGIVAPVLPAYARSFDVGTTAVSAIVSAFALVRLLFAPVSGRLVSRFGEPRTYIAGILIVAIGTGACGFATAYWQLIVFRSFAGVGSTMFTVAAVGLLIRITPPPMRGRASGLWATGFLLGNIGGPIVGAALAEISIRVPFVTYAAALVLAALVVWWFLRRSTLAALDQNAQHATLGVGQALGSPAYRAALASGFANGWAVFGVRISLVPLFVVEALHGSPAIAGISLSVFAVGNAAVLIISGKLSDSIGRKPMAMAGLAVSAVGTIWLGFTAGVPMFMVASLVAGVGAGLLNPPQNAVVADVIGTKAKGGPVLAAFQMVTDCGAIIGPLLAGVLVDHFSYGAAFTLTGVMMVIALGFWSFAPETLPKEPSSHVAEVVANESGRLDEGPEVPTGERLAGRPRQPDA from the coding sequence GTGCTGGGGAGTGACGCACCGGCCAAACCCCGGCTGCCCGGCGAGGTGTGGGTGCTCGTCGTGGCGAGCTTCATCATCGCCATCGGGTTCGGCATCGTCGCGCCGGTGCTGCCCGCCTACGCCAGGAGCTTCGACGTCGGCACGACCGCCGTGTCCGCGATCGTCAGCGCGTTCGCCCTGGTGAGGCTGCTGTTCGCGCCGGTGAGCGGACGACTGGTCAGCCGGTTCGGGGAACCCCGGACCTACATCGCCGGCATCCTCATCGTGGCGATCGGCACCGGGGCGTGCGGGTTCGCCACCGCGTACTGGCAGCTGATCGTCTTCCGGTCGTTCGCGGGCGTCGGCTCCACCATGTTCACCGTCGCCGCCGTCGGCCTGCTGATCCGGATCACGCCGCCGCCCATGCGCGGCCGGGCGTCCGGGCTGTGGGCGACCGGCTTCCTGCTGGGCAACATCGGCGGGCCGATCGTCGGCGCGGCCCTGGCGGAGATCTCCATCCGGGTGCCGTTCGTCACCTACGCCGCCGCCCTGGTGCTCGCCGCGCTCGTCGTCTGGTGGTTCCTGCGCCGCTCCACCCTCGCCGCGCTCGACCAGAACGCGCAGCACGCGACGCTGGGCGTCGGGCAGGCCCTGGGCTCGCCCGCCTACCGCGCCGCGCTGGCGTCCGGGTTCGCCAACGGCTGGGCCGTGTTCGGCGTGCGGATCTCGCTGGTGCCGCTGTTCGTGGTGGAGGCGCTGCACGGCAGCCCGGCCATCGCGGGCATCTCGCTGTCGGTGTTCGCGGTGGGCAACGCCGCCGTGCTGATCATCTCCGGCAAGCTGTCCGACAGCATCGGGCGCAAGCCGATGGCGATGGCCGGGCTCGCGGTGTCCGCGGTCGGCACCATCTGGCTCGGCTTCACCGCGGGCGTGCCGATGTTCATGGTGGCCTCGCTCGTCGCGGGCGTCGGCGCCGGCCTGCTCAACCCGCCGCAGAACGCCGTCGTCGCGGACGTCATCGGCACCAAGGCCAAGGGCGGGCCGGTGCTCGCGGCGTTCCAGATGGTCACCGACTGCGGCGCGATCATCGGGCCGTTGCTCGCCGGCGTGCTGGTCGACCACTTCTCGTACGGCGCGGCGTTCACCCTGACGGGGGTGATGATGGTCATCGCGCTCGGGTTCTGGTCGTTCGCGCCCGAAACCCTGCCGAAGGAGCCGTCGTCGCACGTCGCGGAGGTCGTCGCGAACGAGTCCGGCCGCCTGGACGAAGGTCCGGAGGTGCCGACCGGCGAACGGCTCGCCGGTCGGCCGCGTCAGCCGGACGCGTGA
- a CDS encoding phenylacetate--CoA ligase family protein — protein MQERRLRALVGRLLAADGVQAGRLRDVGVRDARQVSLDDLARLPFVTKQDLWEHYPTGFQVDDRIVCVHGSSGTGGRPTLVPYTAHDVDVWASVMARALGGAGATSRSRIHNAYGYGLFTGGLGVHHGGMRLGAAVLPMSGGMTERQVRLIADLRPDVLCCTPSYAIHLGEALRRGGVEPAFRVGVFGAEPWTDGMRAKIEGLLGLRALDIYGLSEVIGPGVACESLDSQGMLNVAEDHFLVEAVDPDGVPVPDGTPGELVFTTLTKTGMPLLRYRSGDVATLAPPAPGSPRTLRRMSKVLGRRDDMLVVRGVNVFPSEIEGVLLADPRVGPHYLVVEDRRERPELWVVVEGHPTGGEGTDGRPAEGADGHPAEGVRRDLTAALRERLGLTCRVVVAPPGALPRPETGKARRLARWDGGPPPAPGLT, from the coding sequence GTGCAGGAACGTCGCCTGCGCGCGCTGGTGGGGCGGTTGTTGGCGGCCGACGGGGTGCAGGCCGGTCGGTTGCGGGACGTCGGGGTTCGGGACGCGCGTCAGGTGTCGTTGGACGACCTGGCGCGGTTGCCGTTCGTGACCAAGCAGGACCTCTGGGAGCACTACCCGACGGGGTTCCAGGTGGACGATCGGATCGTCTGCGTCCACGGCTCGTCCGGCACCGGTGGGCGGCCCACGCTGGTCCCCTACACGGCCCACGACGTCGACGTCTGGGCCTCCGTCATGGCCCGCGCCCTGGGCGGCGCGGGCGCGACCTCCCGCAGTCGCATCCACAACGCGTACGGCTACGGGCTGTTCACGGGCGGGCTGGGGGTGCACCACGGCGGGATGCGGTTGGGGGCCGCCGTGCTGCCCATGTCGGGCGGGATGACCGAGCGGCAGGTGCGGTTGATCGCCGACCTGCGCCCGGATGTGTTGTGCTGCACGCCTTCCTACGCCATCCACCTCGGGGAGGCGTTGCGGCGCGGCGGGGTCGAGCCGGCCTTCCGCGTCGGCGTGTTCGGCGCCGAGCCGTGGACGGACGGGATGCGCGCGAAGATCGAGGGGTTGCTGGGGCTCCGCGCGCTCGACATCTACGGGCTCTCCGAGGTCATCGGGCCCGGTGTGGCGTGCGAATCACTGGACTCGCAAGGGATGTTGAACGTCGCCGAGGACCACTTCCTGGTGGAGGCCGTCGACCCGGACGGTGTCCCGGTGCCGGACGGCACGCCGGGCGAGTTGGTGTTCACCACGCTGACCAAGACCGGGATGCCGTTGCTGCGCTACCGGTCCGGCGACGTGGCGACGCTGGCCCCACCCGCACCGGGCAGCCCGCGGACCCTGCGCCGGATGAGCAAGGTGTTGGGGCGCAGGGACGACATGCTCGTCGTGCGCGGCGTCAACGTGTTCCCCAGCGAGATCGAGGGCGTGCTGCTCGCCGATCCCCGCGTGGGCCCGCACTACCTCGTGGTGGAGGACCGCCGGGAACGCCCGGAGCTGTGGGTGGTCGTCGAGGGCCACCCGACCGGCGGCGAGGGAACGGACGGCCGGCCCGCCGAGGGGGCGGACGGCCACCCGGCCGAGGGCGTGCGCCGCGACCTGACCGCCGCGCTGCGGGAACGCCTGGGCCTCACGTGCCGGGTCGTCGTCGCACCGCCCGGCGCCCTGCCGCGCCCCGAGACCGGCAAGGCGCGGCGGCTGGCCCGCTGGGACGGGGGCCCGCCGCCGGCGCCCGGCCTCACTTGA
- a CDS encoding DsbA family protein — MGGAERNARKKKQEQQAARAVAAARGAGGDRTKVVIGVVVVVVLALVVVGGVIWSKSSSDDSASAPPTDVADVAAPVKREGAVVVVGKDGAKATIDVYEDFLCPACGQFKKIYGDQIKQEIEKGTLRVRYHALPYLVRLSDPPGYSKDAANAALCAADEDKFWQYHESLFAKQPEEGGPGYTKQELVKLGTDLGITGDKFKTCVDGDTYDKDTQAELDKARGLPYFKGTPTVASGDQKVDLGDDSWLADLVK; from the coding sequence GTGGGTGGTGCTGAGCGCAACGCTCGGAAGAAGAAGCAGGAGCAGCAGGCCGCGAGGGCGGTGGCCGCGGCGCGCGGCGCCGGGGGCGACCGGACCAAGGTCGTCATCGGCGTGGTCGTGGTCGTGGTGCTGGCGCTGGTCGTCGTCGGCGGCGTGATCTGGTCCAAGTCGAGTTCCGACGACAGCGCGAGCGCCCCGCCGACCGACGTGGCCGACGTGGCGGCCCCGGTCAAGCGCGAAGGCGCCGTGGTCGTGGTCGGCAAGGATGGCGCGAAGGCCACCATCGACGTGTACGAGGACTTCCTGTGCCCGGCGTGCGGGCAGTTCAAGAAGATCTACGGCGACCAGATCAAGCAGGAGATCGAGAAGGGCACGCTGCGCGTGCGCTACCACGCGCTGCCGTACCTGGTGCGGCTGTCCGACCCGCCGGGCTACTCGAAGGACGCGGCCAACGCCGCGCTGTGCGCCGCGGACGAGGACAAGTTCTGGCAGTACCACGAGTCGCTGTTCGCCAAGCAGCCCGAGGAGGGCGGGCCCGGCTACACCAAGCAGGAGCTCGTGAAGCTCGGGACCGACCTCGGGATCACCGGCGACAAGTTCAAGACGTGCGTCGACGGCGACACCTACGACAAGGACACGCAGGCGGAGCTGGACAAGGCGCGTGGCCTGCCGTACTTCAAGGGCACGCCGACCGTCGCCTCGGGTGACCAGAAGGTCGATCTCGGCGACGACAGCTGGCTGGCCGACCTCGTCAAGTGA
- a CDS encoding WXG100 family type VII secretion target — MWGTGQSDGADQLGKAIDGCVKGLETAANQASAWTGEASNAYTERIDRMKQALSEMRKPAHDVGQALVDLADGFEFKASDMWNNIWSAIGFAVGIIGVIAGIIVGLTGIGAVVGLILGILGVLVGLAAWWHSQKFKADEQIAKCAEASADATKAMESLGKLQP; from the coding sequence GTGTGGGGCACCGGGCAATCCGACGGGGCGGATCAGCTCGGCAAAGCGATCGACGGCTGCGTGAAGGGCTTGGAGACGGCGGCCAACCAGGCTTCGGCGTGGACCGGTGAGGCGAGCAACGCCTATACCGAGCGAATCGATCGGATGAAGCAGGCGCTGAGCGAGATGCGCAAGCCCGCCCACGACGTCGGTCAGGCACTGGTCGACCTCGCCGACGGCTTCGAGTTCAAGGCTTCGGACATGTGGAACAACATCTGGAGCGCCATCGGGTTCGCGGTCGGCATCATCGGTGTCATCGCGGGCATCATCGTCGGTCTGACCGGGATCGGCGCCGTCGTGGGACTGATCCTGGGGATCCTCGGCGTCCTGGTGGGCTTGGCCGCGTGGTGGCACTCGCAGAAGTTCAAGGCCGACGAGCAGATCGCCAAGTGCGCCGAGGCGTCCGCCGACGCTACCAAGGCGATGGAGTCACTGGGCAAGCTGCAGCCCTAG
- a CDS encoding YbaB/EbfC family DNA-binding protein, whose protein sequence is MDPQEMVAQAQERFAKIRRDPEKALFSQHKGVSPSGAVTVWVDMMGKLVRVHIAPNTLYEGGEPWLTEEFMAAHEAAKRAAEVLDFNMADLARELDDALALKQHVTAAPELPSVERRPTARRPDDDEWFENRSHLR, encoded by the coding sequence GTGGACCCGCAGGAGATGGTCGCACAGGCGCAGGAACGTTTCGCCAAGATCAGGCGCGACCCGGAGAAGGCGCTGTTCAGCCAGCACAAAGGTGTGTCACCCAGCGGTGCGGTCACGGTGTGGGTGGACATGATGGGCAAGCTCGTCCGCGTGCACATCGCTCCCAACACCCTTTATGAGGGTGGAGAACCCTGGTTGACCGAGGAGTTCATGGCGGCGCACGAGGCGGCCAAGCGGGCTGCCGAGGTGCTCGACTTCAACATGGCCGACCTCGCGCGTGAACTCGACGACGCGCTGGCGTTGAAGCAGCACGTCACCGCTGCTCCCGAGCTGCCGTCGGTTGAACGGCGCCCCACCGCACGTCGCCCTGATGACGACGAGTGGTTCGAGAACCGGAGTCACCTGCGCTGA
- a CDS encoding Druantia anti-phage system protein DruA: MPEKARERCLARDNAALTAATHVLLDLVGQGWNVQVNGDEVSVAPPLGVGDPVEEKRRVRRQELIKRDEQLAVPSVRRFVVAMEKPREFDGKFVSIFSLMRDGKELATALRALDDSAAADPKKLRRVIDPYVQIVTGERCTQTGFKLMDIWRYFRHTWSNQYTSTPGRTLMILIRDRAAPFHPVIGIAALGSAVVQLAERDDWIGWQSGVFLEDLSATPTLRMARWIAARLQTALNELYVDDLVKDGLYWPSLWDNPTTDAIERLLKEAESRRRDHHRFVKPTEFKKLHDADDVDAWRRRAELDLFRSKRCLALADLLGARQALAPYLYPKPTRSGLSRALEDPKARRAIVSVLRRAKADAVGTEIADLTVCGAVAPYNSLLGGKLVSMLAVSPTVVKAYKQRYSSYASEIASSMAGRPIRRRSNLVFIGTTSLYGSGASQYNRIRIPPEVLGGSSSIEFRQLGRSKSFGTSHLSAESVRALVRLAEQTAGGARVNSIFGEGVNPKFRKVRHGFDLLRWPSDVLLQHGRQRIIYGISLVNNLLPYLLGADAEPSYKFRWRSSNGNVESISAWWMRRWLAPRSRRTDVLAAVTANQTTRPVSHGARVVLPVVPLLPGEYEQLELY; encoded by the coding sequence GTGCCTGAAAAGGCGCGCGAACGGTGTCTTGCTCGCGATAATGCTGCACTCACAGCCGCGACTCATGTACTACTCGACCTTGTCGGCCAAGGTTGGAATGTGCAAGTCAATGGTGACGAAGTTTCCGTTGCACCTCCGTTGGGCGTCGGTGATCCGGTAGAGGAAAAGCGCCGAGTCCGGCGCCAGGAGCTCATCAAACGGGATGAACAACTGGCGGTCCCATCGGTGCGGCGGTTCGTCGTTGCCATGGAGAAGCCCCGGGAGTTCGACGGGAAATTCGTATCGATCTTCAGTCTTATGCGTGACGGAAAGGAGCTCGCGACGGCACTTCGAGCCCTTGACGACAGTGCAGCCGCAGACCCGAAAAAACTGCGCAGGGTAATCGACCCGTACGTGCAGATCGTGACAGGTGAGCGCTGTACACAAACAGGGTTCAAGCTCATGGATATTTGGCGGTACTTCCGTCATACCTGGTCGAACCAGTACACCAGCACTCCGGGACGCACTTTGATGATCTTGATTCGGGATCGTGCGGCCCCGTTCCATCCAGTCATTGGAATTGCAGCGCTTGGTAGCGCCGTCGTGCAACTAGCGGAGAGGGATGACTGGATCGGTTGGCAGTCCGGAGTGTTCCTGGAGGACCTGAGTGCGACCCCAACTCTGCGAATGGCTCGTTGGATCGCAGCTCGGCTACAGACCGCGCTGAATGAGTTGTACGTCGATGACCTAGTGAAGGACGGCCTCTATTGGCCGTCGCTGTGGGACAACCCGACCACCGACGCGATCGAGCGACTGCTGAAGGAAGCCGAGAGTCGACGGCGCGATCATCATCGATTCGTCAAGCCGACTGAGTTCAAGAAACTTCATGATGCTGATGACGTCGACGCGTGGCGTCGGCGTGCAGAGTTGGACCTCTTCCGCAGCAAGCGATGTTTGGCGTTGGCGGACCTGCTTGGTGCCCGGCAAGCGCTCGCGCCATATCTATATCCGAAGCCAACGCGCTCAGGGCTGTCCCGTGCACTCGAGGACCCCAAAGCACGAAGGGCGATTGTATCCGTGCTGCGGCGTGCCAAAGCTGACGCGGTGGGCACTGAGATCGCCGATCTCACGGTCTGCGGAGCTGTAGCTCCGTACAACTCATTGCTGGGTGGCAAGCTGGTCAGTATGTTGGCCGTCAGCCCTACAGTAGTGAAAGCATACAAGCAGCGTTATTCGAGCTATGCAAGCGAAATTGCTTCTTCGATGGCCGGTAGGCCGATCCGTCGGCGGTCCAATCTCGTGTTTATAGGCACGACATCGCTCTACGGCTCAGGTGCTAGCCAGTACAACCGGATCCGAATTCCGCCAGAGGTCCTGGGCGGCTCCTCGTCTATTGAATTCCGACAGTTGGGTCGATCGAAGTCGTTCGGAACGTCACACCTGTCTGCTGAGTCAGTGCGAGCGTTGGTCCGCCTTGCGGAGCAGACCGCTGGAGGTGCGCGAGTCAACAGCATTTTCGGTGAGGGGGTGAACCCCAAGTTCCGCAAGGTGCGTCACGGGTTTGACCTGTTGCGATGGCCGTCTGATGTCCTGCTGCAGCACGGGCGTCAGCGCATCATTTACGGTATCAGTCTGGTGAACAATCTGTTGCCGTACCTGCTTGGCGCCGATGCAGAGCCGAGTTACAAGTTTCGCTGGCGTTCCAGCAACGGAAATGTTGAGTCGATCTCGGCGTGGTGGATGCGCCGCTGGTTGGCCCCACGCAGCAGGCGGACAGACGTGTTGGCAGCGGTCACGGCGAATCAGACGACGCGACCGGTCAGCCATGGTGCGCGTGTCGTGCTGCCTGTTGTGCCACTCCTGCCCGGCGAGTATGAGCAATTGGAGTTGTATTAA